One window of the Trifolium pratense cultivar HEN17-A07 linkage group LG2, ARS_RC_1.1, whole genome shotgun sequence genome contains the following:
- the LOC123904015 gene encoding uncharacterized protein LOC123904015 — MDARIIGHKRQRHPEEKQIQIKKHESSSTQYTINALLVNGVTATRHLERNMLESIGVRTESAIGAQEAMQVLLTGAKFDFIFVDFDLSSTSGPEFVRQMRAMGVPSKVVGILTNINDHDKQMFHESGANGITERPLTRKSVKYIIDLLQCLM; from the exons ATGGACGCAAGAATCATAGGACATAAACGACAGAGGCATCCTGAGGAGAAGCAAATCCAAATCAAAAAGCATGAATCAAGCAGCACTCAGTATACCATCAATGCATTGCTAGTAAATGGTGTAACTGCAACTAGACATTTGGAGCGTAATATGCTTGAATCAATAGGTGTTCGAACAGAGTCTGCAATTGGTGCTCAAGAGGCAATGCAAGTTTTGTTGACTGGTGCtaaatttgatttcatttttgttgattttgatttgtcCAGTACCAGTGGACCTGag TTTGTGAGACAGATGCGTGCAATGGGTGTACCAAGCAAGGTGGTGggcattttaacaaacatcaatGATCATGATAAACAAATGTTTCATGAATCAGGAGCTAATGGCATCACCGAGAGACCGTTGACCCGAAAAAGCGTCAAATACATCATTGACCTCCTTCAATGCCTCATGTGA